GTTGCGTGCAGATTATCCTGAAGGACGGGCTGGATATTTAACCTGGCGGAAAGATCTTGCAGCACATCACGCCAAAACCGTCGCGGGGTTTATGACAAGCGCCGGATATGAGGCGGAAGACATTGAAGAGGCGGAAAAGATGCTGCGCAAAGAAGGCATCAAACGCAACGAATTGGTGCAATCGCTCGAAGACGTGATCTGTTTTGTGTTTCTCAAGTGGTATTTTGCGCCATTTGCGGCAAAGCACCCGCAAGATAAAGTCCAGCGCATCGTTGAGAAAACCGCTCGAAAAATGTCGGCAGAGGGACGCGCGCGGGTCCTGAGCGAGTTTGAGTTGCCGCCGCAATTGGCCGCCGCCTTTGGATAACCACGTTAAGAATTAATGCGAACAGGGTAGAGATATGACCGACAAGACAGATGGCGAACAGTCTGAAATTCAAGGGGAATTGGTGATCCGAACCATTGCAATGCCTTCAGATACTAACCCGGCGGGGGATATTTTTGGGGGCTGGCTGATGGGTCAGATGGACCTGGCGGCAGGCAACTTGGCCGCTAAGATTGCCGGGGGGCGATGCTCGACTGTGGCCGTTGATGGCATGCAGTTTGTGCGTCCGGTGCGGGTTGGCGACGAAGTGTCGATCTATGCGGATCTGATCAAGACTGGCCGATCATCAATGAGCATTCAAATCCAGGCATTGCGACGGCGGCGGGATCAGAGTCATTCAGAAACAGTGACACAAGCGCGGTTTGTTTTTGTGGCATTGGACGAACAGGGTAATGCACGCGCGCTTTGATACGACTGCAAACCCTCCTTTTTGCATCCCAGC
This is a stretch of genomic DNA from Cognatishimia sp. WU-CL00825. It encodes these proteins:
- a CDS encoding DUF4202 domain-containing protein, with protein sequence MTDRLQQVLSDIDQANAKDPREDEGKPEALLYGQRMSEECARLFPNALETLQIAARGQHVERWVLLRADYPEGRAGYLTWRKDLAAHHAKTVAGFMTSAGYEAEDIEEAEKMLRKEGIKRNELVQSLEDVICFVFLKWYFAPFAAKHPQDKVQRIVEKTARKMSAEGRARVLSEFELPPQLAAAFG
- a CDS encoding acyl-CoA thioesterase, producing the protein MTDKTDGEQSEIQGELVIRTIAMPSDTNPAGDIFGGWLMGQMDLAAGNLAAKIAGGRCSTVAVDGMQFVRPVRVGDEVSIYADLIKTGRSSMSIQIQALRRRRDQSHSETVTQARFVFVALDEQGNARAL